One window of Candidatus Hydrogenedentota bacterium genomic DNA carries:
- a CDS encoding HAD-IIA family hydrolase gives MDTKRLKALRHFMLDMDGTIYLGPDPIPGAPEFIRFLRESGRQCLFFTNNPTRAAAAYSEKLGRMGIEAAPGNILTAGEATVRYLQTQTPYRRIYAVAPPSFEEELRRGGFDLDAAKPEAVVLSFDTSVTYAKLERACLLVRQGLPYVATNPDKVCPTEYGPIPDCGAIAALIETATGRAPKFIGKP, from the coding sequence ATGGACACGAAACGGCTGAAGGCGCTCCGGCATTTCATGTTGGACATGGACGGCACCATTTACCTGGGTCCGGACCCCATACCGGGCGCGCCCGAGTTCATCCGCTTTCTTCGCGAGAGCGGCAGACAGTGCCTCTTTTTCACGAACAACCCGACGCGCGCGGCCGCCGCATACAGCGAAAAACTCGGCCGCATGGGCATCGAGGCCGCGCCCGGGAACATACTCACCGCGGGCGAGGCGACGGTCCGCTATCTGCAGACCCAGACGCCGTATCGCAGGATATACGCCGTCGCGCCGCCTTCCTTCGAAGAGGAACTTCGGCGCGGCGGCTTCGACTTGGACGCGGCGAAACCCGAAGCCGTGGTGCTGAGTTTCGACACATCCGTGACCTACGCAAAGCTGGAGCGCGCTTGCCTGCTCGTACGCCAAGGGCTGCCCTATGTCGCGACGAACCCCGACAAGGTATGCCCCACGGAGTACGGGCCCATTCCGGACTGCGGCGCGATTGCGGCCCTGATCGAAACGGCCACGGGCCGCGCGCCCAAATTCATCGGCAAGCCCGA